The Arenicella xantha genome window below encodes:
- the ftsX gene encoding permease-like cell division protein FtsX, with protein sequence MLTYLTRHLQVLFATLGDIRRTPMASINTVLIIAIALLLPCLLFIAIKSAESLNTNWQGRPQITIFLQKDISESTAQALFQEIQLHPAIELAEFISPESALEEFRILSSQASDVSLEQELEFLGENPLPPSIVVMPDQSSAQTDKLLALRDELNTFDGIDTVRLDLEWTDRFNALLNVFTRVSVLLSALLAVGLIVIIGNTIKLLIFNRRHEIEITKLVGGTDTFVRRPFLYYGTLFGLFGALLTLVLLLVAGKTVDAPLNRLAELYQSSALLYQLRPVDMLAIVLGGSLIGWLAARWSVAQHLRDIQPR encoded by the coding sequence ATGTTGACCTATTTGACTCGGCATTTACAGGTACTATTCGCCACGCTTGGCGATATTCGACGTACCCCGATGGCCTCCATCAACACCGTATTGATTATTGCCATAGCACTGCTGTTGCCGTGCTTGCTATTTATCGCCATCAAGAGCGCTGAGAGCTTAAACACCAATTGGCAGGGCCGACCACAGATTACGATTTTTCTGCAAAAAGACATTAGCGAAAGCACCGCTCAAGCTTTATTCCAAGAAATACAATTGCATCCCGCGATAGAACTGGCCGAGTTTATTAGCCCAGAAAGCGCACTGGAAGAATTTCGCATCTTAAGCAGCCAGGCCAGCGATGTATCACTTGAACAAGAACTGGAATTCTTGGGAGAAAATCCACTACCGCCGTCGATCGTAGTCATGCCCGACCAGAGCTCGGCACAAACAGACAAACTGCTAGCCCTACGCGACGAACTCAATACCTTTGACGGAATTGACACCGTGCGCCTTGACCTTGAGTGGACTGACCGATTCAACGCCCTGCTCAATGTCTTTACTCGGGTATCAGTACTACTTAGCGCCTTACTTGCAGTGGGCCTCATCGTAATTATCGGCAACACTATCAAATTGTTGATTTTTAATCGTCGGCATGAAATCGAGATTACTAAATTGGTCGGTGGCACCGACACCTTCGTCAGACGGCCATTCTTGTACTATGGCACCTTGTTCGGGCTCTTCGGCGCTTTGCTCACACTGGTGCTTCTGCTTGTTGCCGGCAAAACCGTAGACGCCCCGCTCAACCGGCTGGCCGAGCTGTATCAGTCTTCAGCACTTCTGTACCAATTACGACCGGTGGATATGCTTGCAATCGTACTTGGCGGCAGTTTAATCGGCTGGCTCGCTGCCCGTTGGTCAGTGGCACAACACCTGCGTGACATACAACCAAGATAG
- a CDS encoding uracil-DNA glycosylase family protein gives MVSSDPLARLVDQIRACTACESDWSHSARPIIQVDAKASILIAGQAPGSAVHASGIPFDDPSGERLRDWMGIDRDTFYNPRHVAIVPMAFCYPGRGKTGDLAPPKRCADKWREALLDKLGNIQLTLLIGQYAQHWHLPASKNQSLTDTVRQWRSQPNGIMPLPHPSPRNNIWLAKNPWFTADVLPTLQSRVQFALSSNRR, from the coding sequence TTGGTAAGTTCTGACCCACTCGCACGGCTGGTTGATCAGATTCGCGCTTGTACCGCCTGCGAATCTGATTGGTCACATTCAGCGCGACCAATCATTCAAGTCGACGCCAAGGCCAGCATACTCATCGCCGGGCAGGCACCTGGCAGTGCTGTACACGCTTCAGGCATCCCGTTCGACGACCCTAGTGGCGAACGCCTACGCGACTGGATGGGCATAGATCGAGACACATTCTATAACCCACGCCATGTCGCTATTGTACCGATGGCCTTTTGCTATCCCGGCAGAGGCAAAACCGGTGACTTAGCACCGCCTAAACGCTGCGCTGACAAGTGGCGCGAAGCACTGCTAGATAAGCTAGGCAACATTCAACTCACTTTACTAATTGGTCAATACGCTCAACACTGGCATCTACCTGCTAGCAAAAACCAGTCGCTCACCGATACCGTGCGACAATGGCGTTCACAACCGAACGGCATTATGCCACTGCCGCATCCGAGCCCCAGAAACAATATTTGGTTGGCAAAAAACCCTTGGTTTACCGCGGACGTGCTCCCTACACTGCAATCGCGAGTACAGTTCGCACTATCGTCCAACCGCCGTTAA
- the rpoH gene encoding RNA polymerase sigma factor RpoH, translated as MTTTNIAVNPVSLPQDTNLAGFLKVANSAPVLSAETEAQLARRFRDEEDVDAARQLVVSQLRNVIHVAKSFTGYGLPVADLIQEGNIGLMKAVKNFDPERGIRLVSYAVHWIKAEIYEYVLKNWKIVKVATTKAQRKLFFNLRKSRKSLSAMTEQETQDLASRLDVPVKTVRDMEIRLTSTDVAFDGNDSDDDEFTTSPSAYLPDMRYNPEELAMKTENSDNNRESLYAAIEDLDDRSKDILQRRWLSDQKATLHELAAEYNVSAERIRQIEKRAMQKMKGHIAA; from the coding sequence ATGACAACAACCAATATTGCAGTTAATCCTGTTTCATTACCTCAGGACACCAACTTAGCCGGCTTTTTAAAAGTAGCTAATAGTGCACCGGTGTTGTCGGCTGAAACAGAAGCTCAACTGGCCCGTCGTTTCCGCGACGAGGAAGATGTTGATGCAGCTCGCCAACTTGTTGTATCGCAACTACGGAACGTGATCCACGTTGCTAAGAGCTTTACAGGTTATGGTTTACCTGTCGCTGATTTGATCCAAGAGGGGAATATCGGCCTAATGAAGGCGGTTAAGAACTTTGACCCTGAGCGCGGCATTCGCCTAGTTTCATACGCAGTACATTGGATCAAAGCTGAAATCTATGAGTACGTGCTCAAGAACTGGAAGATTGTGAAAGTAGCCACTACCAAGGCCCAACGCAAACTCTTTTTCAACTTACGTAAGTCACGTAAGTCGCTGAGCGCAATGACTGAACAAGAAACTCAAGATTTAGCAAGTCGCTTAGACGTGCCGGTGAAAACAGTGCGCGATATGGAAATACGCTTAACGTCGACCGATGTTGCATTTGATGGCAACGACAGTGACGATGATGAGTTCACTACCAGCCCATCGGCCTATTTGCCAGACATGCGCTACAACCCAGAAGAGTTGGCCATGAAAACTGAAAACAGTGACAATAACCGCGAGTCGCTGTACGCCGCAATCGAAGATCTAGACGATCGCAGTAAGGATATCTTACAGCGTCGCTGGTTGAGCGATCAAAAGGCGACATTGCATGAACTTGCTGCCGAGTACAATGTCTCAGCGGAACGCATTCGTCAGATCGAAAAACGCGCGATGCAAAAAATGAAAGGTCACATCGCTGCGTAA
- a CDS encoding YfhL family 4Fe-4S dicluster ferredoxin, giving the protein MALYITDQCINCDVCEPECPNDAIYQGELIYEIEANKCTECVGHFKEQQCVVVCPVDCIFVDPGHTEDAQQLQTKYTQLTGRAFSSENEQ; this is encoded by the coding sequence ATGGCTTTGTATATTACTGATCAGTGCATTAATTGCGACGTGTGTGAGCCGGAGTGCCCAAACGACGCCATTTATCAAGGTGAGCTCATTTATGAGATTGAAGCCAATAAATGTACTGAGTGCGTCGGTCACTTCAAGGAGCAGCAATGCGTGGTGGTGTGTCCAGTCGACTGTATTTTTGTTGATCCAGGCCACACCGAAGATGCGCAGCAACTACAGACGAAATACACGCAGCTAACAGGTCGCGCTTTTTCGTCAGAGAACGAGCAGTAG
- the ftsY gene encoding signal recognition particle-docking protein FtsY, protein MSESNPPQNGDDTKPEAKKSGLARFFGRSKSTDTATAETQSAPKAPATVEDGLSKSRSSLLGKIGDVFKGTFDLNDDLFEELEEVLITSDIGVEASLELVERLRERVKQDKIQDANGVVAGLRAEIATMLKPAQQEWNVLHQRPYVMLMVGVNGVGKTTTTAKIAKQFKDQGRSVMFAAADTFRAAATEQLQEWGRRLDIPVVAQGHGADAAAVAHDALTSAIVKGTHILMIDTAGRLHTQSDLMEQLQKINRVLANLDPSMPHEVMQILDAGTGQNALTQLDHFKEAVGVNSVCLTKLDGSAKGGLAISITQKYQLPIRYLGVGEGFDDLQAFDAEAFAAALVPDLNQA, encoded by the coding sequence ATGAGCGAATCCAACCCACCTCAAAACGGTGACGATACCAAACCAGAAGCCAAGAAATCCGGTCTTGCGCGTTTTTTCGGGCGATCCAAAAGCACCGATACGGCAACAGCCGAGACGCAAAGCGCACCGAAAGCCCCTGCTACGGTAGAGGACGGACTGAGTAAAAGTCGCTCAAGTTTATTGGGCAAGATCGGCGATGTGTTCAAAGGAACATTTGATCTCAATGACGACTTATTCGAAGAGCTTGAAGAGGTACTCATTACCAGCGATATCGGCGTCGAAGCCAGCCTCGAGTTAGTAGAGCGCTTACGCGAACGGGTAAAGCAAGACAAAATCCAAGATGCCAACGGCGTTGTTGCTGGCTTGCGAGCCGAAATAGCCACCATGCTCAAACCGGCCCAACAAGAATGGAATGTATTGCATCAACGGCCATACGTCATGCTAATGGTAGGCGTCAATGGTGTTGGTAAGACCACCACAACTGCCAAGATTGCCAAACAATTCAAAGACCAAGGCCGCTCGGTTATGTTTGCCGCTGCCGACACATTTCGCGCGGCGGCTACTGAACAGCTTCAGGAATGGGGTCGACGCTTGGATATACCCGTGGTCGCGCAAGGCCATGGCGCCGATGCCGCCGCAGTTGCCCACGACGCTCTAACATCAGCCATCGTAAAAGGCACACACATTCTGATGATTGACACCGCAGGCCGGTTGCATACGCAATCAGACTTGATGGAACAGTTGCAAAAAATCAATCGTGTACTGGCTAACTTAGACCCTTCTATGCCGCATGAAGTCATGCAAATCTTAGACGCCGGCACCGGCCAAAATGCACTGACTCAGCTCGACCACTTTAAAGAAGCGGTCGGTGTGAACAGCGTTTGTTTAACCAAGCTGGACGGTTCAGCCAAAGGCGGACTGGCGATTTCAATCACACAGAAATACCAATTACCGATTCGCTACTTAGGCGTTGGCGAAGGCTTTGACGATTTACAAGCTTTCGACGCCGAAGCCTTTGCCGCAGCACTTGTGCCTGACCTCAACCAAGCATAG
- the ftsE gene encoding cell division ATP-binding protein FtsE, with product MIKLSHVTKRYPNGHEALHDVSFDIKPGEMVFVAGHSGAGKSTLFKLITRIEKPTSGQILVDQQNLVRLPERKIPALRRDIGVIFQDHKLLMDRSVFDNVALPLIVIGMPHDEIQKRVRAALGKVGLAGKEKQLPITLSGGEQQRVGIARAVINRPNILLADEPTGNLDDALSDEIIDIFADFNQVGVTVVIATHDSRQIERLGSRTLHLAHGQLINEPVSNPTETMLENQ from the coding sequence ATGATTAAACTCAGCCACGTAACCAAACGCTACCCGAACGGGCACGAAGCCCTGCACGACGTCAGCTTCGACATCAAGCCTGGCGAAATGGTATTTGTTGCCGGTCACTCCGGCGCTGGCAAGAGCACCTTATTCAAGTTAATCACGCGTATCGAGAAGCCAACATCGGGGCAGATATTAGTTGACCAACAAAATCTGGTTCGCCTTCCTGAGCGAAAAATCCCAGCCTTACGGCGCGACATCGGCGTGATATTTCAAGATCACAAACTGTTGATGGATCGTTCAGTGTTTGACAATGTAGCACTGCCGCTTATTGTGATTGGCATGCCGCATGACGAAATTCAAAAGCGGGTTCGCGCCGCACTTGGCAAAGTCGGACTGGCGGGTAAAGAGAAGCAACTACCGATCACACTATCCGGTGGCGAACAACAGCGTGTTGGCATCGCCCGCGCAGTCATCAATCGGCCTAATATATTGCTAGCCGATGAGCCGACAGGCAATCTTGACGATGCTCTGTCCGACGAAATCATCGATATTTTTGCTGATTTTAATCAAGTCGGCGTCACTGTCGTCATAGCCACGCATGATTCACGCCAAATTGAACGACTCGGAAGTCGGACCTTGCACCTAGCACATGGCCAGCTGATAAATGAGCCCGTCAGTAATCCAACTGAGACTATGTTGGAGAACCAATAA
- the rsmD gene encoding 16S rRNA (guanine(966)-N(2))-methyltransferase RsmD: MNKRVKTNSIRIISGRWRGRRLPVLDHDGLRPTTDRVRETLFNWLMHDVPAARCLDLFAGSGVLGLECLSRSAKYVQFVESERRVADQLRQNLTKLDAADAATVSTGDALNFLRAPNHECFDLVFLDPPFQAHLLQPAIDLLNQPGWLSDGAMVYIEHHAHDDSIVIPENWVLHRSGKAGQSRYHLYRH, encoded by the coding sequence ATGAACAAGCGTGTTAAAACGAACTCCATTCGAATTATCTCAGGTCGCTGGCGTGGGCGTCGCCTACCTGTGCTCGATCACGACGGGCTACGACCAACGACGGACAGGGTCAGAGAGACGTTGTTTAACTGGCTGATGCATGACGTGCCAGCTGCGCGGTGTTTGGATTTATTCGCTGGTAGTGGGGTTCTCGGCCTTGAATGTCTGTCTAGGTCGGCGAAATACGTTCAGTTTGTAGAGTCGGAGCGTCGTGTTGCGGATCAATTGCGGCAGAACCTCACAAAGTTGGATGCAGCGGATGCTGCAACGGTATCAACCGGTGATGCGCTGAATTTCTTGCGAGCGCCCAATCATGAGTGTTTTGATTTGGTGTTTCTGGACCCTCCATTTCAAGCTCACTTGTTACAACCGGCCATTGATTTACTTAATCAGCCGGGCTGGTTGAGTGATGGTGCAATGGTCTATATTGAGCATCATGCGCACGACGATTCGATCGTAATTCCAGAAAATTGGGTGTTGCATCGAAGTGGCAAGGCAGGGCAGAGCCGCTATCATCTATATCGCCACTAA
- the gor gene encoding glutathione-disulfide reductase — protein MSKYDLVVIGGGSGGVRAARIAAGHGAKVAICEEFRYGGTCVIRGCVPKKLMVYAAHYHEDFNDSAHYGWSTKIEGFDWSTLISNKDTEIDRLNKIYEKLLEKAGVEILYGTASLVDQHTVQIGDQKLEAEKILIATGGAPYLPEISGIEHAITSNEVFHLEQQPKSAVVVGGGYIAVEFAGIFNGLGIDTSLVYRGTQILRGFDHSVRDHLAKELQKKGINLMLSNNIKSIELAADGSKLVSFIDGTSKNVDCVLYATGRTPNTASLNLGNAGVEIGLRGEIIVDEHSKTNVDTIYAVGDVTDRIALTPVATMEGHAFADTVFGNKPRLADHTYVPSAVFSQPPIGSVGFSEEHAREMFANIDTYTSEFRSLKHTLTDNQERILMKLIVDADTDAVVGAHMVGPEAAEVMQGIAIAVKAGAKKADFDSTVGIHPSTAEEFCTMRVKDPE, from the coding sequence ATGAGCAAATACGATTTAGTAGTAATTGGCGGTGGATCTGGCGGAGTCAGAGCGGCTCGTATCGCAGCAGGACATGGCGCGAAAGTCGCAATTTGTGAAGAGTTTCGGTATGGCGGCACCTGCGTAATCCGCGGCTGCGTACCAAAAAAACTGATGGTCTACGCAGCTCACTACCACGAAGATTTCAACGATAGCGCGCATTATGGTTGGAGCACGAAAATCGAAGGTTTTGACTGGTCTACGCTGATCAGTAATAAAGACACCGAAATTGACCGACTCAATAAGATATACGAAAAGTTATTGGAGAAAGCCGGCGTTGAAATACTCTATGGCACAGCGAGCTTGGTTGACCAACACACGGTTCAGATTGGCGATCAAAAATTAGAAGCCGAAAAGATATTGATCGCGACTGGCGGAGCCCCGTATTTACCCGAGATATCGGGCATTGAGCATGCTATTACCTCCAACGAAGTGTTCCACCTAGAACAGCAACCAAAATCAGCAGTCGTAGTTGGCGGTGGATATATTGCAGTCGAATTCGCCGGCATCTTTAACGGCCTCGGTATCGACACATCGCTGGTCTATCGCGGCACGCAGATTTTACGTGGCTTCGACCACAGCGTGCGTGATCACTTGGCTAAAGAGTTGCAGAAAAAAGGCATTAATTTGATGCTGAGCAACAACATTAAGTCCATCGAACTTGCCGCTGACGGCAGTAAACTTGTGAGCTTTATCGATGGCACGTCGAAAAACGTTGATTGCGTTTTGTATGCAACCGGCCGTACCCCAAATACCGCCAGCCTGAACCTCGGCAACGCCGGTGTGGAAATTGGCTTACGCGGTGAAATTATTGTCGACGAACATTCCAAAACCAACGTCGACACAATCTACGCAGTAGGCGATGTGACAGACCGCATCGCTCTGACGCCGGTTGCCACCATGGAAGGGCATGCTTTTGCCGATACCGTATTTGGCAATAAACCGCGCCTCGCTGATCATACTTATGTGCCTTCGGCGGTGTTCTCACAACCACCAATCGGCTCAGTCGGATTTAGCGAAGAACACGCGCGAGAAATGTTCGCCAACATCGACACCTACACCTCAGAATTCAGGTCGTTAAAACACACCTTGACCGACAATCAAGAACGCATTCTAATGAAGCTAATTGTTGACGCCGATACCGATGCGGTTGTCGGTGCCCATATGGTTGGCCCGGAAGCCGCTGAAGTTATGCAAGGCATCGCTATCGCCGTTAAAGCTGGCGCCAAGAAAGCCGACTTTGATTCTACGGTCGGCATTCATCCGAGCACCGCTGAAGAGTTTTGTACCATGCGCGTTAAGGATCCAGAGTAG
- the coaD gene encoding pantetheine-phosphate adenylyltransferase produces the protein MKKIAIYPGTFDPITNGHLDLVARAEQIFDEVIIAVSDNPRKNPLFSTAERVAMVDEAVEHIPHVRVESFDDLLVNFVVRKNAKFVIRGLRAVSDFEYEFQLASANRRLNSNVETIFLTPLEANYFISSSLVREISYYQGDISSFVPSHVEQAMQVKWANTDTPKSKNS, from the coding sequence ATGAAAAAAATCGCTATTTATCCCGGCACTTTTGACCCGATCACCAATGGTCACCTCGACCTAGTGGCGCGTGCTGAGCAGATATTTGATGAAGTTATAATTGCTGTGTCAGATAACCCTCGTAAAAATCCTCTGTTTAGTACGGCTGAACGGGTGGCAATGGTTGATGAGGCGGTCGAACATATTCCGCATGTGCGCGTAGAGAGTTTCGATGATCTGTTAGTGAACTTTGTTGTGCGTAAAAACGCTAAGTTTGTGATTCGTGGATTGCGCGCGGTTTCTGATTTTGAATATGAGTTTCAGTTGGCCTCTGCGAACCGTCGTTTAAACAGTAATGTTGAGACGATCTTTTTAACTCCGCTGGAGGCGAATTACTTTATTTCGTCGTCTCTGGTGCGTGAGATTTCTTATTACCAAGGTGATATTAGTAGCTTTGTTCCGAGTCATGTCGAGCAGGCAATGCAAGTGAAATGGGCTAATACCGATACTCCCAAGAGTAAAAATTCCTAA
- a CDS encoding S9 family peptidase, producing the protein MHLTKLLLLPMLGLAACATTENTDMPEFDRLKQLSEEAPQAPQVPFEAEYHGRTLTDHYHWLKDEDYPEVNDAPILDYLNAENAYYQTFLEPHRGLVNTVFEEFKGRTDEQETSVPYVDNGYEYQWFYRPGEEYRTRSRKHLETGEEAVFLDETALAEGHDYFVLGGWEISPNNRYLAYSFDTAGDERYQVRVKDLQTGNYLDDTLEDVQGGITFSADGNSLVYALLEQDKWLAKNIKVHKIGTPQNADTTLYHEQDDGFFIDFGKTSSKEFMIIASSQGEVQETYVLPADLSSDPLLMVSREAGFTHSVDHAHGYFYILANDTHKNFRLAKVSDTAPAHVNWQTLQEGSDDVYLLSIQTFNDFMAIKSRDLGLEKIHVQGYSGGHTEVRFPETVFAASIGVNPEFKQSHLRINYESMITPETVFDYDLKANTLTSRKVQKIPSGYDKSMYETERVMITARDGAQVPVSLVYKKGLKKDGSQPMWLYGYGAYSATITPNFSTGRLSALDRGFVYAIAHVRGGSMMGYNWYLDGKLEHRANTFNDFVDVARGLIAAGYTSAGNISASGRSAGGELMGAVTIQAPELWRSVNLGVPFVDVLNTMLDATLPLTPPEWKEWGNPIESVEDYDLIASYSPYDNIAEVEYPPMFVSGGLNDPRVTYWEPAKWTARMRELKTDDNLLVMRINMGAGHFSNSGRYGRLKDYAEEYAFMFLAHGITE; encoded by the coding sequence ATGCACTTAACTAAACTATTGCTGCTCCCGATGCTCGGTTTAGCGGCATGTGCCACGACTGAAAATACTGATATGCCCGAATTTGACCGTTTAAAGCAACTATCTGAGGAAGCGCCACAAGCGCCTCAAGTTCCGTTTGAAGCCGAATATCATGGCCGCACGTTGACCGACCATTATCATTGGCTTAAGGATGAAGATTATCCCGAAGTGAACGACGCGCCGATATTGGACTATTTGAATGCTGAGAATGCGTACTACCAGACTTTTTTAGAGCCACATAGGGGATTGGTTAACACCGTATTTGAAGAGTTCAAGGGGCGTACTGACGAACAAGAAACCTCGGTTCCGTATGTTGATAATGGCTATGAATATCAATGGTTCTACCGACCGGGCGAGGAATATCGTACGCGTAGCCGCAAGCACCTAGAGACTGGTGAGGAAGCGGTTTTCCTTGATGAGACGGCACTGGCCGAGGGGCATGATTACTTTGTGCTTGGTGGCTGGGAGATCAGTCCGAATAACCGTTATTTGGCGTACTCTTTTGATACCGCTGGTGACGAACGATATCAGGTGCGGGTCAAGGACCTACAAACTGGCAATTATCTTGATGATACGCTTGAAGATGTACAAGGTGGAATCACATTTAGTGCCGATGGAAATTCGTTAGTTTATGCGTTGCTGGAGCAAGATAAGTGGTTAGCCAAGAACATTAAGGTACACAAAATCGGTACGCCACAAAATGCTGATACAACTTTGTACCATGAGCAAGATGATGGCTTTTTTATCGACTTCGGAAAGACTAGCAGCAAGGAGTTTATGATAATTGCGTCGTCGCAAGGCGAAGTGCAAGAAACCTATGTACTGCCGGCGGACCTTTCATCTGATCCGCTGCTAATGGTGTCGCGCGAGGCTGGTTTCACGCATTCAGTAGATCATGCGCATGGTTACTTCTACATATTGGCCAACGATACGCATAAGAATTTTCGACTTGCTAAAGTGAGCGACACCGCGCCCGCACATGTTAATTGGCAGACGTTGCAAGAGGGCAGCGACGACGTATACCTATTGAGCATTCAGACGTTTAACGACTTTATGGCGATTAAGTCGCGTGATTTGGGCTTAGAGAAAATTCACGTACAGGGCTATAGCGGCGGTCATACCGAGGTGCGGTTTCCAGAGACAGTATTTGCGGCCTCCATCGGTGTTAACCCAGAGTTTAAACAGTCGCATTTACGCATTAATTATGAGTCGATGATTACGCCGGAGACGGTATTTGACTATGACCTTAAGGCTAATACGTTAACTAGCCGTAAGGTGCAGAAAATCCCATCGGGCTACGATAAGTCGATGTACGAGACTGAGCGTGTGATGATTACTGCACGTGATGGCGCGCAAGTGCCGGTCTCGTTGGTGTACAAGAAAGGGCTTAAGAAAGATGGTTCTCAGCCTATGTGGTTGTATGGTTATGGTGCCTATTCGGCCACGATTACGCCAAATTTCTCAACCGGTCGACTTAGTGCATTAGATCGTGGCTTTGTGTATGCCATAGCGCATGTGCGCGGCGGTTCGATGATGGGCTACAACTGGTATTTAGACGGCAAGCTGGAGCATCGCGCTAATACCTTTAATGACTTTGTCGATGTCGCACGAGGATTAATAGCCGCGGGTTACACCTCGGCCGGGAATATATCGGCGTCGGGGCGCAGCGCAGGTGGCGAACTGATGGGCGCAGTTACTATTCAAGCACCTGAATTATGGCGTTCGGTTAACCTTGGTGTACCGTTCGTGGATGTGCTGAACACTATGTTAGATGCCACGCTACCATTGACTCCGCCTGAGTGGAAAGAGTGGGGCAATCCTATCGAGAGCGTAGAGGATTACGACTTAATCGCAAGCTATTCACCGTATGACAACATCGCTGAAGTTGAATACCCGCCGATGTTTGTTAGTGGTGGACTGAATGATCCACGCGTAACGTATTGGGAGCCCGCTAAGTGGACCGCGCGCATGCGTGAATTAAAAACGGATGATAATCTGTTAGTTATGCGCATTAATATGGGCGCAGGTCACTTCTCTAACAGTGGTCGATACGGGCGATTAAAAGATTACGCTGAGGAGTATGCGTTTATGTTTTTGGCGCACGGTATCACTGAATAA
- a CDS encoding PrnB family protein produces MRTPNSRHFDHWIRQDFKHINTELELAYREAGCKDSVTDVGDALKQQLLREGNQHITALLREGNTDEGFDNGFDLLGNVGFFMAACRRHDLTEPSREHKSPLTDASALAMQLGASLGVIPRFASAHLETHNRAINGEYKSFTNLPDEHLFLEYNTRGVFAFIRASEALLHCLPLGVSHPVTHDLLVAAQHDLKTVISNNNALFEKLDIDQFFYCVRPYYKTHRVGLHEYRGANAGDFAGINVIDLLLGLCRADDPYYSQLLVDKFLFMRPDDQLALRDCMRRKSLLDGFLEVDDNATQDDWFQRNAEAFLQVCELHGQTALQHHELLIKKFIELPAARDGLEKQSDLTASGPPLDVMLKGLKKLCDLRTAANVEGLSTRFNDLQKLRSVVKHG; encoded by the coding sequence ATGCGCACACCAAATTCTCGACACTTTGATCACTGGATTAGACAAGACTTCAAACACATCAACACAGAATTAGAGCTCGCTTACCGTGAGGCTGGCTGCAAGGACTCAGTCACTGATGTTGGTGACGCGCTAAAGCAACAATTGCTGCGCGAAGGCAATCAACATATCACCGCGCTACTGCGTGAAGGCAATACCGACGAAGGCTTCGACAATGGCTTTGACCTACTCGGCAATGTTGGTTTTTTTATGGCAGCCTGCCGACGTCACGACCTGACCGAGCCGTCACGCGAACATAAATCACCATTAACTGATGCGTCTGCGTTAGCCATGCAACTTGGTGCGTCCTTAGGCGTTATACCGCGTTTCGCGTCAGCGCATCTAGAAACACATAACCGCGCCATTAATGGCGAGTATAAGTCATTCACTAACTTGCCTGACGAGCACTTGTTTTTAGAGTACAACACTCGTGGTGTGTTTGCCTTTATTCGCGCCTCTGAAGCGTTACTGCATTGCCTACCATTAGGCGTGTCACACCCAGTTACCCACGACTTACTGGTAGCCGCTCAGCATGACCTGAAAACAGTAATCAGCAACAATAATGCGCTATTTGAAAAGCTCGACATCGACCAATTCTTTTATTGTGTACGACCATACTATAAAACCCATCGAGTAGGCTTACACGAATACCGCGGGGCTAACGCCGGTGACTTTGCCGGCATCAATGTGATCGATCTTTTACTGGGGTTATGTCGGGCCGACGACCCTTACTACTCCCAATTGCTGGTGGATAAATTTCTCTTTATGCGGCCAGACGATCAACTCGCACTACGTGACTGTATGCGTCGTAAAAGCTTGCTAGATGGATTTCTCGAGGTAGACGACAATGCCACTCAAGACGACTGGTTTCAACGTAACGCCGAAGCGTTCCTGCAAGTCTGTGAACTACACGGCCAAACAGCGCTGCAGCACCATGAACTACTGATTAAAAAGTTTATCGAGCTACCAGCCGCACGTGACGGCCTTGAAAAACAGTCGGATCTAACGGCTAGCGGCCCTCCGCTCGACGTCATGCTAAAAGGCCTAAAAAAACTATGCGATTTACGCACGGCAGCCAACGTTGAAGGCTTATCGACTCGATTCAATGACCTACAAAAACTTCGTTCGGTGGTAAAACATGGCTAG